In Desulfuromonas acetexigens, the genomic stretch CAGCTCGGCGAGCATGGCGCTGAGCCCCTGGGCCATGTTCGAGGTCGGTTTGGCGACGAAATCGACGGCCCCGGCCTCCAGGCAGTCGAGGGTAATCTGCTTGCCGGTCTGGGTCAGAGAACTGACCATCACTACCGGAATCGGATACTGGGGCATGAGCTTGCGCAGGAACTCCAGGCCGTCCATGCGCGGCATTTCCACATCCAGGGTCATTACGTCCGGTTTGTGCTTGACGATCAGGTCCCGGGCCGAGTAGGGGTCGACCGCCGCCCCGACGATCTCCAGCCCGGGGTCCATCGACAGCCCCTGGGTGAGGATCTGCCGCACCAGGGCCGAGTCGTCGACGATGAGTACGCGGATTTTACGGGTCATCTTCCAGCCTCTTTCTGATAGGTGGCGGGCATCAGATAGTTGTAGAGGGACTGGGAACGGCCGATGGTCTCCGAATGGCCGATGCACAGGTAGCCGCCTGGTTCGGTGAACTGGTGAAACTTGCCGATCAGGGCTTCCCGGGTCGGCTGGTCAAAATAAATCATCACGTTCCGGCAAAAGATGATGTGAAACGGCTTCTTGAACGGGAACTGGGCGTTCATCAGGTTGAAACGGCGAAAGGTCGCCTCGTTTTTCAGCCGGTCGATCACCCCCCAGTTGCCGTCGGGCAGACGTTTGAAATACTTGCGGCGCAGGGCTTCGGGGACATCGGCGATGCGCTCCTCGGCGTAGACCCCGGCGCGGGCGATGGAGAGCGCCCGGTCGGAGATGTCGGTGGCGAGGATGCCTGCCGACCACTGGCCGTAATTGGCGCCGAAAAATTCCGCCATGAGCATGAGCAGCATGTACGGTTCTTCGCCGGTGGAACAGCCGGCGCACCAGACCCGCAGATCCCGGCGGTTCTCCTTCTCCAGCCGGGCGACGACGGTCGGCAGGGCGGTCTCGACGAAGAAGCGGAAATGCTCCTTCTCGCGGTTGAAGAAGGTGTGATTGGTGGAAATCCGGTCGATCAGGTCACTGAGGGCCTTCTCGCTCTTGTCGTTGAGCAGGTGTTCGTAATATTCCTTGAAGGTCGCAAAGCCCGAGGCGCGGATGATCTTCTGCAGCCGTCCCACCATCAGGGACTTTTTCTGGTCCGTCAGGTTGATGCCGAAACGCTGATAGATCAGGTCGCGCATCAGTTTGAATTCCTGATCGCTGATTTCCATCAGATAGCCGGACATGAAACTTCTCCCTTATCCTCTTGCCGCCGGATGCCGGGTGCGGCTCAGAAGAGCTCGCCGCCACCGCCGAGCATGGCCAGTTCGTCGCTGTAGAGAAGTTTCTGCACGTCGAGCAGGATCTTCACCTCGTTGCCGATCTTGCCCATGCCTTGAATGTAACGGGTCGACTCCCGGTTGGTGCGGGGGGGCGGCTCGATTTGCTGGTCGGGAATATCCGCCACTTCATTGACCTTGTCCACCACCAGTCCGACTTCCTTGTCGTCGATGTTGACGACGATGATGCAGGTGCGGTCGTCGTAATCCCGGGCCGGCAGGCCGAAGCGGGTGCGCACGTCCATTACCGGCACCACCTTGCCGCGCAGATTGATCACCCCCTTGACGAAGGCGGGCATGTCGGGAACGTCGGTGATCTTCTGGATGCCGATGATTTCCGTGACGTAGCGGATCTCGATGCCGTAATCCTCCTTGGCCAGATGGAAGGTCAGGTACATCCCTTTCTGTGAATCCTCGCTGTCGGTATCTCCGGAGAAATTGAGATTCAGGTTGCTCATCTTGGTTTCGGCCATGTCGGTATACTCCTGCTTTTTCCACGAATAAAAGGGAGGCTAGATGCCGAGGGTTTCTTTTCCTTCAAACATATCGACCAGGTGCCCGACGTCGAGGATCAGGCAGACCTCGCCGTCGCCGAGGATGGTGCAGCCGGAGACCCAGCGCACGTTGCCGATGTAATCGGAGAGGCCTTTGATGACCGTCTGCTGCTGACCGACGATTTCGTCGACAAAGAGGCAGACCCCTTTGTCTTGGTATTCGAGCAGGATCAGGATGCCGTCGGGCAGGGTGTGCGACTCCGGTTCCTTCTTCAGCACCTCGTGCAGGCGGATGACAGGGAAGAAATTCTCCCGCACCCGGGCCAGTTCCTGGCCGTCGGGGGTGATGGTGATGGCGCTCTCCTGGGGGCGGAAGGCTTCGCGGATGGCCAGGGTCGGGACGATGCATTTGGTATCGCCGACCCGCACCATCATGCCGTCGATAATCCCCAGGGTCAGGGGGATGCGCAGGATCATGCGCGAGCCCTGGCCGGGCTTGCTGGTGACTTCGATCTTGCCCTTGATCTTTTCGATGTTCTGCTTGACCACGTCCATGCCGACCCCGCGGCCGGAGACGTCGGTGATCTTGTCGGCGGTGGAGAAGCCGGCCTGGAAAATCAGGTTGTAGATCGCCTTGTCGCTCATGTCCGAGCCGTCGCCGTCGATCAGTCCTTTGCTGATCGCCTTGGACAGGATCTTGTCGCGGTTGAGGCCGCGACCGTCGTCCTCGATGGTGATCCAGACCTCTCCCTCCTCGTGGCGGGCGGAGAGGCGCACAATCCCCTTTTCCGGCTTGCCGGCGCGAATCCGCTCATCGGGAGGTTCCAGGCCGTGGTCGAGGGAGTTGCGGATGAGATGCACCAGTGGGTCGGTGATCGTTTCGACCACCGTCTTGTCGACCTCGGTCTCCTCGCCGGAGAGGATCAGCTCGACCTTTTTGCCGGCTTTCAGCGAGAGGTCGTGGACCAACCGGATCATGCGCCGGAAGAGGCCGGAAACGGGGATCATGCGGATGGTCATGGCGATTTCCTGAAGCTCGCGCACCAGCTTGCTCATCTGCTGACCGGCCTTGTGGAAGTTTTCCAGTTCCAGCCCGGCAATGTCGGGATTGTGGATAAGCATGTTCTCGGCGATGACCATCTCGCCGATCAGATTGATGAGCTGATCGAGCTTTTCCAGATCGACCCGGATGTCCTGGCGTTGTGCCGCCGCCGATTTGTTTGCGGCGGCCGGCTTGGCCGGGGCCGTCGGCGTGGAGCTGGCGGCAGGCGCCTTGGGCGGAGGCGGCGGCGTTTTGGGCGCCGCCGGGGCGGGCGCCGGTTTCGGTTCCGCTTTGGCCGGCGAGGGAGGCGTCGGCGCTGGCGCGGCAGCGGGGGGTGGTTCCGGCGGTGCCGGTGCCGTTTCCGGTGTCGGCGCGGGGGACGCTTCTGCGGTCGGCACGTCCGGGGCGGCCGGGGGAGTCATCAGGGTGTCGAGCTGCCGCTGCTGCGCCGCCAAGGTGGCGATGGTGCCGGTGCCACCGTTGGTGACGTCGGCGACCGCCGCGCGCAGGGAGT encodes the following:
- a CDS encoding CheR family methyltransferase → MSGYLMEISDQEFKLMRDLIYQRFGINLTDQKKSLMVGRLQKIIRASGFATFKEYYEHLLNDKSEKALSDLIDRISTNHTFFNREKEHFRFFVETALPTVVARLEKENRRDLRVWCAGCSTGEEPYMLLMLMAEFFGANYGQWSAGILATDISDRALSIARAGVYAEERIADVPEALRRKYFKRLPDGNWGVIDRLKNEATFRRFNLMNAQFPFKKPFHIIFCRNVMIYFDQPTREALIGKFHQFTEPGGYLCIGHSETIGRSQSLYNYLMPATYQKEAGR
- a CDS encoding chemotaxis protein CheW; protein product: MAETKMSNLNLNFSGDTDSEDSQKGMYLTFHLAKEDYGIEIRYVTEIIGIQKITDVPDMPAFVKGVINLRGKVVPVMDVRTRFGLPARDYDDRTCIIVVNIDDKEVGLVVDKVNEVADIPDQQIEPPPRTNRESTRYIQGMGKIGNEVKILLDVQKLLYSDELAMLGGGGELF
- a CDS encoding chemotaxis protein CheA; amino-acid sequence: MSNDISSDQIEIILEFVQESRDMIDQLEPIIIELGQSCQPGNCWEILGCQQTDCLRHGHSPDFPCWLDMGYIGDGKQTCPHANSEQECKNCPVFQRINGNVDTINAIFRLFHSMKGSAGFLDLTNLSGMAHAAESLLDLVRAGKIMMDSSHVELLCQSCDFAKEALDLVEREYTDQGLEAVAEDMKSRLIQATDLAQERIRLGAVAAAAEPAPAPEAGPATAPNKKIAADSSFELEITSEMVERFAQEADELLQSAEQGLLQWTEEKPSAEVVASLFRNIHSFKGNCGFFGYADLERLSHQMESVLDLVKSGKALADGNPAEILLDCLDSLRAAVADVTNGGTGTIATLAAQQRQLDTLMTPPAAPDVPTAEASPAPTPETAPAPPEPPPAAAPAPTPPSPAKAEPKPAPAPAAPKTPPPPPKAPAASSTPTAPAKPAAANKSAAAQRQDIRVDLEKLDQLINLIGEMVIAENMLIHNPDIAGLELENFHKAGQQMSKLVRELQEIAMTIRMIPVSGLFRRMIRLVHDLSLKAGKKVELILSGEETEVDKTVVETITDPLVHLIRNSLDHGLEPPDERIRAGKPEKGIVRLSARHEEGEVWITIEDDGRGLNRDKILSKAISKGLIDGDGSDMSDKAIYNLIFQAGFSTADKITDVSGRGVGMDVVKQNIEKIKGKIEVTSKPGQGSRMILRIPLTLGIIDGMMVRVGDTKCIVPTLAIREAFRPQESAITITPDGQELARVRENFFPVIRLHEVLKKEPESHTLPDGILILLEYQDKGVCLFVDEIVGQQQTVIKGLSDYIGNVRWVSGCTILGDGEVCLILDVGHLVDMFEGKETLGI